One region of Paucibacter aquatile genomic DNA includes:
- a CDS encoding replication-associated recombination protein A gives MSDSLFPEDELPAALPSRSAGSSAAPAVSAASPVFGQASLHPPLAERLRPNSLDEVIGQRQLLGPGMPLRTAFESGRLHSMILWGPPGVGKTTLARLMALSFEAQFITISAVLGGVKDIREAVERAQSVAAQGRRTVVFVDEVHRFNKSQQDAFLPHVESGLFTFIGATTENPSFEVNSALLSRATVHVLKSLDEQDLLDLVRRGAELLACPPVTDGAAKRLAAYADGDARRLLNALEAVASLTPPFVAQIDEAVLERALGEQLRRYDKGGEQFYDVISALHKSVRGSDPDAALYWLARMLDGGVDARYISRRLIRMASEDIGLADPRALRICLDAAETYERLGSPEGELTLAQAVVFLAVAPKSNAVYGAYKAVRAFVKSDASRPVPLHLRNAPTKLMTDLGYGREYRYAHDEPGGFAAGVHYLPEGMEDQRFYEPVNRGLELRIGDRLAELRRLNAEAREGESGSASEPRD, from the coding sequence ATGAGTGATTCCCTGTTTCCCGAAGACGAGCTGCCCGCTGCGCTGCCCAGCCGCAGCGCGGGGTCTTCTGCCGCCCCTGCCGTTTCTGCCGCCTCGCCCGTGTTCGGTCAGGCCTCCTTGCATCCGCCCCTGGCTGAGCGCCTGCGGCCCAATTCGCTCGACGAGGTCATCGGCCAGCGTCAATTGCTGGGCCCCGGCATGCCGCTGCGCACCGCCTTCGAGTCGGGGCGGTTGCATTCCATGATCCTCTGGGGCCCACCGGGCGTGGGCAAGACCACGCTGGCGCGCTTGATGGCCCTGTCTTTCGAGGCGCAGTTCATCACCATCTCGGCGGTGCTGGGCGGGGTCAAGGACATCCGCGAGGCGGTCGAGCGCGCGCAGAGTGTGGCCGCCCAGGGGCGGCGCACCGTGGTGTTCGTGGACGAAGTCCATCGCTTCAACAAGTCGCAGCAGGATGCCTTCCTGCCGCATGTGGAGTCGGGCCTGTTCACCTTCATCGGCGCCACCACCGAGAACCCGTCTTTCGAAGTCAACTCGGCGCTGTTGTCGCGCGCCACCGTCCATGTGCTCAAGTCGCTGGACGAGCAGGATCTGCTCGATCTGGTGCGGCGCGGCGCCGAGCTGCTGGCCTGCCCACCGGTGACGGACGGCGCAGCCAAGCGCCTCGCGGCCTATGCCGATGGCGATGCGCGCCGTCTGCTCAACGCTCTGGAGGCCGTGGCCTCGCTGACCCCGCCATTTGTGGCGCAGATCGACGAGGCCGTGCTCGAACGCGCGCTGGGCGAGCAACTTCGCCGTTATGACAAGGGCGGTGAGCAGTTCTACGATGTGATCTCAGCCCTGCACAAATCGGTGCGCGGCTCCGACCCCGATGCCGCACTCTACTGGCTGGCCCGCATGCTCGACGGCGGTGTCGATGCGCGCTACATCTCGCGCCGCCTGATCCGCATGGCCAGCGAGGACATCGGCCTGGCTGACCCGCGCGCGCTGCGCATCTGTCTGGATGCGGCCGAAACCTACGAGCGACTGGGTTCGCCCGAGGGCGAGTTGACGCTGGCCCAGGCGGTGGTGTTCCTGGCGGTGGCGCCCAAGTCCAATGCGGTCTACGGCGCTTACAAGGCCGTGCGGGCGTTTGTGAAGAGCGATGCCAGCCGCCCCGTGCCCCTGCATCTGCGCAATGCGCCGACCAAGCTCATGACCGATCTGGGTTACGGGCGCGAGTACCGCTACGCGCATGACGAGCCGGGCGGCTTTGCGGCCGGCGTGCACTACCTGCCTGAGGGCATGGAAGATCAGCGCTTTTACGAGCCGGTGAACCGTGGCCTGGAGCTGCGCATCGGGGACCGTTTGGCCGAGCTTCGCCGCCTCAATGCCGAGGCGCGCGAGGGTGAATCGGGCTCGGCGAGCGAGCCCCGGGATTAG
- the lolA gene encoding outer membrane lipoprotein chaperone LolA, which yields MMTMKSRAVLAAVLLTLASVARADAVSALRDFAREVKSASAQFKQTVNSPDGKRSKSSQGSFEFQRPNQFRFAYSKPFEQLIVGDGQKVWIFDPDLNQASSRRMNQALGATPAALLAGGNLERDFTLKALPSEGGLDWVQALPRQADGGFQSLKIGFKGRDLAALEIVDGFGQRSRLDFSGLAVNASLPADRFRFVLPAGADLVEQ from the coding sequence ATGATGACGATGAAGAGCCGTGCCGTGCTGGCCGCTGTGTTGCTGACCCTGGCCTCTGTGGCTCGTGCCGACGCGGTGAGCGCGCTGCGCGATTTCGCCCGCGAGGTGAAAAGCGCCAGTGCCCAGTTCAAGCAGACCGTCAACTCGCCCGATGGCAAGCGCAGCAAGAGCTCGCAAGGCAGCTTTGAGTTTCAGCGGCCCAATCAGTTCCGCTTTGCCTACAGCAAGCCTTTCGAGCAACTGATCGTCGGCGATGGTCAGAAGGTCTGGATCTTTGACCCCGACCTCAATCAAGCCAGCTCCCGCCGCATGAACCAGGCCCTGGGCGCCACGCCGGCGGCCTTGCTGGCGGGTGGCAATCTGGAGCGCGACTTCACGCTCAAGGCCCTGCCGTCCGAAGGCGGGCTCGATTGGGTGCAGGCCCTGCCGCGCCAGGCTGACGGTGGCTTCCAGTCGCTGAAGATTGGTTTCAAGGGCCGCGATCTGGCGGCGCTCGAGATCGTCGATGGTTTCGGCCAGCGCTCGCGCCTGGATTTCAGCGGCCTGGCGGTCAACGCCAGCCTGCCTGCGGATCGCTTCCGCTTTGTGTTGCCGGCCGGGGCCGATCTGGTCGAGCAGTGA
- a CDS encoding DNA translocase FtsK — protein MSFPLGSLSRDDEVGTPDKVYKRQSKKAAPPPPPRHNPLRTPVWLLLSGALWCLVVLALVSHDRADAAFSISGQHALYGNRMGAVGAWVADLLLFSFGFSAWWLLIVGLRVWLGQLADLLRADSPPAPGSRRPLLLWLLGLVLLLCASSALEWTRLYSWETRLPGHAGGVLGYSLGPWSMKVLGFAGSGVVWISVLLLGAGLALKFSWAHLAEQLGARLDQWREQRLERREKAEDQRVGEQAAQERELVVEVERQVVEETHIPIVIEAPVMEVPKSTRVAKERQTTLFADASDTKLPQVDLLDTAPVQVVSVTPESLEMTSRMIEKKLRDFGVEVRVVAASPGPVITRYEIEPATGVKGSQIVGLAKDLARSLSLVSIRVVETIPGKNFMALELPNARRQTIRLSEILGSQVYADASSQLTMGLGKDIVGLPVVADLAKMPHCLVAGTTGSGKSVGINAMILSLLYKAEARDVRLILIDPKMLEMSVYEGIPHLLAPVVTDMKQASNALNWCVGEMERRYKLMSKMGVRNLAGYNKKIDEATERGEKIGNPFSLTPEEPEPLERLPFIVVVIDELADLMMVVGKKIEELIARLAQKARAAGIHLILATQRPSVDVITGLIKANIPTRLSFQVSSKIDSRTILDQMGAEALLGMGDMLYMPSGTGLPIRVHGAFVSDEEVHRVVEYLKSQGEPNYIEGILEGGVLEGEGGEAGGGTAGGDGEADPMYDQAVAVVLQHRRASISLVQRHLRIGYNRAARLLEQMEKSGLVSSMATNGNRDLIVPKRDE, from the coding sequence ATGAGTTTTCCGCTGGGTTCCCTCTCGCGTGACGACGAGGTCGGCACGCCCGACAAAGTCTACAAACGCCAATCCAAGAAGGCGGCCCCGCCGCCTCCGCCCCGCCACAACCCCCTGCGCACGCCGGTCTGGCTGCTGCTGAGCGGCGCCCTCTGGTGCCTGGTGGTGCTGGCCCTGGTCAGCCATGACCGCGCCGACGCGGCGTTTTCCATTTCCGGCCAACACGCGCTTTACGGCAACCGCATGGGCGCCGTCGGCGCCTGGGTGGCCGATTTGCTGCTTTTCAGCTTTGGTTTTTCGGCCTGGTGGCTCTTGATCGTGGGCTTGCGTGTCTGGCTGGGGCAGCTGGCCGATCTGCTGCGGGCCGACAGCCCGCCAGCCCCCGGCAGCCGCCGCCCGCTGCTGCTTTGGCTGTTGGGCCTGGTGCTTTTGCTCTGCGCCAGCTCGGCCCTGGAGTGGACCCGGCTCTATTCCTGGGAAACCCGCTTGCCTGGCCATGCCGGCGGCGTGCTCGGTTACTCGCTCGGCCCCTGGAGCATGAAGGTGCTGGGCTTTGCGGGTTCGGGCGTGGTCTGGATCAGCGTGCTGCTGCTGGGCGCCGGCCTGGCGCTGAAGTTCTCCTGGGCGCATCTGGCCGAACAGCTGGGTGCACGGCTGGACCAATGGCGTGAGCAGCGCCTGGAGCGGCGTGAGAAGGCCGAAGACCAGCGTGTTGGTGAGCAGGCTGCGCAGGAGCGCGAACTGGTGGTCGAGGTCGAGCGCCAGGTGGTGGAGGAAACTCACATCCCCATCGTCATCGAAGCGCCGGTGATGGAGGTGCCCAAGTCCACCCGCGTGGCCAAGGAGCGTCAGACCACTTTGTTCGCTGACGCCAGCGACACCAAGCTGCCCCAGGTCGACCTGCTGGACACGGCGCCGGTGCAGGTGGTCTCGGTCACGCCCGAGTCGCTGGAAATGACCTCGCGCATGATCGAGAAAAAGCTGCGCGATTTTGGCGTCGAGGTGCGTGTGGTCGCGGCCTCGCCCGGCCCGGTGATCACCCGCTACGAGATCGAGCCGGCCACGGGGGTCAAGGGCTCGCAAATCGTTGGCCTGGCCAAGGATCTGGCGCGTTCGCTGAGTCTGGTGTCCATCCGCGTGGTCGAGACCATTCCGGGCAAGAACTTCATGGCTCTGGAGCTGCCCAATGCGCGGCGCCAGACCATTCGCTTGTCCGAGATTCTGGGCTCCCAGGTCTATGCCGATGCCAGCTCGCAGCTGACCATGGGCCTGGGCAAGGACATCGTCGGCCTGCCCGTGGTGGCCGACCTGGCCAAGATGCCGCACTGCCTGGTGGCCGGTACCACCGGTTCGGGCAAGTCGGTCGGCATCAACGCCATGATCCTGTCCTTGCTCTACAAGGCCGAGGCGCGCGATGTGCGCCTGATCCTGATCGACCCCAAGATGCTGGAAATGAGCGTCTACGAAGGCATCCCGCATCTGCTGGCGCCCGTGGTGACGGACATGAAGCAGGCCAGCAATGCGCTCAACTGGTGCGTGGGCGAGATGGAGCGCCGCTACAAGCTCATGAGCAAGATGGGCGTGCGCAATTTGGCCGGCTACAACAAGAAGATCGACGAAGCCACCGAGCGCGGCGAGAAGATCGGCAATCCCTTCAGCCTCACGCCCGAGGAGCCGGAGCCGCTGGAGCGTTTGCCTTTCATCGTCGTCGTCATCGACGAGTTGGCTGACTTGATGATGGTGGTCGGCAAGAAGATCGAAGAGCTGATCGCCCGCCTGGCACAAAAGGCCCGCGCGGCCGGCATCCACCTGATCCTGGCCACGCAGCGGCCTTCGGTTGATGTGATCACCGGCCTGATCAAGGCCAACATCCCGACCCGTCTGTCCTTCCAGGTCAGCTCCAAGATCGACAGCCGCACCATCCTCGACCAGATGGGCGCCGAGGCCTTGCTGGGCATGGGTGACATGCTTTACATGCCTTCGGGCACCGGCTTGCCAATTCGTGTGCACGGCGCCTTTGTCAGTGATGAAGAAGTGCACCGCGTGGTCGAGTACCTCAAGAGCCAGGGCGAGCCCAATTACATCGAGGGCATCCTCGAGGGCGGCGTGCTGGAAGGCGAGGGCGGCGAAGCCGGCGGCGGCACGGCCGGCGGTGACGGCGAAGCCGACCCCATGTACGACCAGGCCGTGGCCGTGGTGCTGCAGCACCGGCGCGCCTCCATCTCGCTGGTGCAGCGCCATCTGCGCATCGGCTACAACCGTGCCGCGCGTTTGCTGGAGCAGATGGAAAAGTCGGGCCTGGTGTCCAGCATGGCCACCAATGGCAACCGCGACCTGATCGTGCCCAAGCGCGACGAATGA
- the trxB gene encoding thioredoxin-disulfide reductase: MNANTQHHSLLILGSGPAGYTAAIYASRANLKPTLLTGMAQGGQLMTTTEVDNWPADVMGVQGPELMERFQKHAERFQTQIVFDHINAVDFSKRPFTLKGDSATYTCDALIIATGASAKYLGLPSEEAFAGRGVSACATCDGFFYRGQEVCVVGGGNTAVEEALYLSNIASKVHVIHRRDKFRAEPILIDKLMAKAESGNVVLHLWNTLDEVLGDQSGVTGVRIKSTQDGGTQDLALQGCFIAIGHQPNTEIFKDQLEMKDGYIVTRSGLNGFATMTSVPGVFAAGDVQDHIYRQAITSAGTGCMAALDAQRFLEQERG, encoded by the coding sequence ATGAACGCAAACACCCAACACCATTCGCTGCTGATCCTGGGCTCCGGCCCGGCCGGTTACACCGCGGCCATCTACGCCTCGCGCGCCAATCTGAAGCCCACCCTGCTGACCGGCATGGCGCAAGGCGGCCAGCTGATGACCACGACCGAAGTCGACAACTGGCCGGCTGATGTGATGGGTGTGCAAGGCCCCGAGCTGATGGAGCGGTTCCAGAAGCACGCCGAGCGTTTCCAGACCCAGATCGTCTTCGACCACATCAACGCGGTTGATTTCTCCAAGCGCCCCTTCACCCTCAAGGGCGACAGCGCCACCTACACCTGCGACGCCCTGATCATCGCCACTGGCGCCTCGGCCAAGTACCTGGGCCTGCCCTCGGAAGAAGCCTTTGCTGGCCGCGGCGTCAGCGCCTGCGCCACCTGTGACGGTTTCTTCTACCGCGGCCAGGAAGTCTGCGTGGTCGGCGGCGGCAACACCGCCGTCGAAGAAGCGCTGTACCTGAGCAATATCGCCAGCAAGGTCCATGTGATCCACCGCCGCGACAAATTCCGCGCCGAGCCCATCCTGATCGACAAACTGATGGCCAAGGCCGAGTCCGGCAATGTGGTACTGCACCTGTGGAACACCCTGGACGAAGTGCTGGGTGACCAGAGCGGCGTGACCGGCGTGCGCATCAAGAGCACCCAGGACGGCGGCACGCAAGACCTCGCCCTGCAAGGCTGCTTCATCGCCATCGGCCACCAGCCCAACACGGAGATCTTCAAGGATCAACTGGAGATGAAGGACGGCTACATCGTCACGCGCAGCGGCTTGAATGGCTTCGCCACCATGACCAGCGTGCCCGGCGTGTTCGCTGCCGGTGATGTGCAGGACCACATCTACCGCCAGGCCATCACCAGCGCCGGCACCGGCTGCATGGCCGCCCTGGACGCCCAGCGCTTCCTGGAGCAGGAGCGCGGCTGA
- a CDS encoding Crp/Fnr family transcriptional regulator, with protein MAMLSNLDLIRRVPLFSLLTTDQAQSIADSVVKRRFKRGELIVEQGTKSNALFILLNGRARVLTADTRGREVILAVLQPGDYVGEMSLIDHEPHSATVRAEVQTDMLVLGRNEFARCLPESSSLSYAILRGLVARLRNADRQIESLALLDVYGRVARTLLDMSEEEKGLKIIRGKVSRQDMAKVVGASREMVSRVMKDLEERGVIETLENGSVVIKERLPS; from the coding sequence ATGGCGATGTTGTCCAATCTGGATCTGATCCGCAGGGTGCCCTTGTTTTCCTTGCTCACCACCGACCAGGCGCAGTCGATTGCTGACAGCGTGGTCAAGCGGCGCTTCAAGCGCGGCGAACTGATCGTCGAGCAGGGCACCAAGTCCAATGCCTTGTTCATCCTGCTGAACGGCCGCGCCCGCGTGCTGACGGCCGACACCCGCGGCCGCGAGGTCATCCTGGCCGTGCTGCAGCCTGGCGACTACGTCGGCGAAATGAGCCTGATCGACCACGAGCCTCACTCGGCCACCGTGCGTGCCGAGGTGCAGACCGACATGCTGGTGCTGGGCCGCAACGAGTTCGCACGCTGCCTGCCAGAGAGCAGCAGCCTGTCCTACGCCATCCTGCGCGGTCTGGTGGCGCGCCTGCGCAATGCCGACCGCCAGATTGAATCCCTGGCCCTGCTGGATGTCTACGGCCGTGTGGCGCGCACGCTGCTGGACATGTCCGAAGAAGAGAAGGGCCTGAAGATCATCCGCGGCAAGGTGTCGCGCCAGGACATGGCCAAGGTGGTGGGTGCTTCGCGTGAAATGGTCAGCCGGGTCATGAAGGACCTGGAAGAGCGCGGCGTCATCGAAACCCTGGAAAACGGCTCGGTGGTGATCAAGGAACGCCTGCCCAGCTGA